The stretch of DNA gaatattaatattaataccctgggaaatgAATGCATTCCTTGGGGGATGTctataaatggccactctgggaatgtatgtcttatgtggttgagataaagACTGAGATATGCCCTAGTCTCCTGCaataccctcaggcttactagggttgGGAAGCTCTGCcttggtaaatttgtggtcagaccagttctctgctctcaaactctgttttctgttgttcaagatgtttatcaagataaTACATGCACTGCTGACCATCAACTCTTAtctcctagcaaggaatattaatattaataccctgggaaaggaatgcattcctgggggaggtctataaacagccactctgggaatgtctgtcttacgTGGTTGAGATAAAGACTgagatacgccctggtctcctgcagtaccctcaggcttactaggattgggaaactctgtcctggtaaatttgtggtcagaccagttctctgctctcaaaccctgttttctgttgtttaagacgtttatcaagacaatacatgcactgCTGACCATCAActcttatcagtagttctgcttttgccctttgccttgtgatctttgttagacccttattagtagttctgctttttgccctttgaagcatgtgatctttgtacctactccctgttcttacaccccctccccttttgaaacccttactAAAAATTTGCTGATCTGAGACTCGggtgggcatcatggtcctactgATATGTGACGTCACTCCCAGCagtccagctgtaaaattcctctctttgtactctttccctttatttctcagccagccaacacttatggaaaatagaaagaacctacactGAAATATTGGCAGGAGTTCCCCCGATATTGCAAGGCTCTTGTTTTTTTCCCAGACTATGATACTGTTTAATCCTTCTTGTAAGCTGCAGAGGGACATAAGTGCCCTGGCAGGGTTGGGGAGGAACATAGAAGCTTGCCCTGACACCCACTCCCTCCACTACCTCCACATGCAGCTCTATGGCAGCATTTACTTCATTCATTGTAAttctatctgtatctatatatttatttgtggcTGCATCTGTATCTGcatctatttctatttccttagCAGGCTGTGTACTCTGAGAGCACTGACTATGTTTTGTTCACTCTGAATTGCCAGGTCTAAGCTCTAAGGTCATGCTTGACAAATTGTAAAgatcagtaagtatttgttgaatgagaaCTAACTCAGGATCCTCACCAGCCACCATGGCAGTGACTAAACCTGCCGGCTACCTGGCAGGTGGGGAATGTCATGTGGCATAAAGGAATATACAGggaaataatgttaataataaaaccTGAAAATTTATCACATCGTATTTGTCCATTACTTCCATTTAATTCTAAATTCTATGAGGTAGAAGTGATTATTGTTCCCAACTTACAGAGGCTCAGAGATAGCCAGATATTTGTCTAAGTCATGTAGCTTATAAGTAGGAGGGAGGGACTTGAATCTTGATCTATAACCACCAAAGACCTGTACTCCAATGGCAATGTTCATTCATCTTAAGATTTCCATCTCAGTAGAATGTTCTGTCAGGTCTGTGTGAGTTTCTGGAGGGAGAGGACTCTGTGTGATTTACCTCTGATTCTCCAGTACTTAGTGCAAGGCTTGGACCTAGTcagtgctcaatgaatatttgctgaataaatgcaCTAATGAATAATTGATATGCACAATTCAATATTAACACCTGCTCCACACTGTATTTGTCAAGCCTTGGAAACTTCTTGAGGGGACCAGAGACTTAGCTTCCCTGTGTTGCCACCTATCAATGTTTCAccttgaaacatttttatatagaTGGAAATAGGTGAAAACAAGCCTCCGGGGCAGCTTAAGGGAGTAATGGAGGGGCATACAGGCAGCCTAGAGAGTCATGACTTAAAAGGGGAAGTTTTGGTTTTGAGGTAGGGAAAAGTTCAGGGCCTGATGGTATTAAAAAGGGGTCTCTCGCACCTAGTGGGAATTTCTACATTAGGGTCTTCTTTACTGAGCCCCGCCAATCCCCCAGGAGTGTCTCTTCCAATTTCTCAGGAAAGCCTGAGGTTATTGTCTAGGTTTTCCTGACCTGAGGGAGATTCATGTTTGCTAAGAAAGATCATGGTATGTAGCACCCTGTAAAAATCTTCAGAATGAAGGCAGGTACAGGCACAGAAGCAACTCTGCCATGCAGGCCTAGATGCACATGTAAGACCTCAGATGGACATGGGCCTTGAACAATAAAGCCAATCATGGAGAGttgagaagaaaatataacttCCCCAGTGAATGGTACAGACATTCCCTCATTTTACTCCATTAGAATTCTGAGCACAGGATAAAAACAAGGAGAGATTCAATGGACttcttctgtatttctttctgggCCCCGCTACCTCCTAATCTGCATCTGGTGCTGGGAACCCAATAAGCCCAGCACAAGGCTAGTGTGAGGCATTCTGAGATCTGGGTTTGGGTTGTGAGACTCCTGACTGAATTACTAGCCTTCTGAGCAAGACCAACTCTTTAGACACTTCTCCAGTAAAAACTGCATAAGCTCTGGGTCATTTCACAAACTCCTGCACCTAATCATGTCCCTGGATCACAGACTGCACTTTCCTGCTCACCCTGTCTTGTTCTATCTCTTTATCATCCCTCGTACTATAGCCCTGAGTGGCACCATCCTAGAGCACCATGGTTTCTCTCCATCCCAAGCCCTTTCACAGTTGTAACAGACCATATGTCCAATCTGGCCATAAAACAAAACTGAGTTCCTGGATCCACCCAGGCCATAAGCTCCAGCTGTTACCAGACCAGACCATAGTAACCACACGACTTTAATCTGAGGTAGGGAGAAACACACCTTTCATTTGGATAGCTCCATGACAGCCTCAAGACGTTGAATGAAAAGCGCattaaaagactgaagaaaaaaatctaaacaaagaTCTGTGCAAGAATAAATTGGTCTGGATGTTAGTAAACTAACAGGAAAATTCTGCGCTAAAACAGCTACATGGAACCCCAAAGTGATCATGGAAAATGAGCACTAGCATGAGCATGAGGCCAGGTATTTCTGATTTTCTGACCTCCTTGGTTTGGGGAATTATTCCTTACCGTCCAGCAGTGCCTTCAAAAGCATACTCCCAGCCATCAAGGGTGCGGCAATATGGCCCCTGGATAAGACCCAAGGCAGAGATGACCAGGCAGTATCCAGAAAAAGCAATTCCAAGGGAAGAAAGGATAATCGACAGCAGTGTCTAAATTAAAACACAGAAGCAGGTTAGTAGCATAGAATGCAATGACAAGGGAATATTGTGGAGAAATTATCAGATAACTACATTCCCCTATTCATCCAAGCTCATGCAGTCTATACAATACTAAATGCccacatacaaataaaaaaaaaaaaaagtaacccaaACCTATTTGatcttaaaaataagtttttaaataatgttttgtttgGCATCATATAGAGGTAACTAGGtaatttactaaatttattctttccttctggaatttTGATATCAAAATAATGATCACCTCTTAAGAAAATGCACTGAAGGACGTGATCAATCAACCCATAACTATCTATTGAAGACCTGTTATTTTCTAGGTAGAGTGGGTTCTCTATGCAAGTGTGAATAatgatgaagaggaggaagaggataaGGAGAATGGTAGAAATGCAGGAGCACTGGCTTAGAAAATTTGGttgtattatttttcctgatactattttaattatttttaaagtgccaaCTTAAAAAATGCACATCACATACAcccaacaacatggatgaatctaaaAATTATTATCCTGGAtataaaaaaacagataaaaaaagacaaatactgtgtgattccacatatataaaatacaaactaaTCTATAATGACAAAAAGTAAATCAACAGTTAATCTTTTGGGATTGGCAGAAATATTCTGTTATCTTGACTGCAATGGTGGTTTCATGGGTATAGTCAACTGTTAAAACTCATGATATTGCATACTTTTAATGAATGCcatttattatatgtaatttagCCCTCaataaagtttataaagaaaaaatagactaaTAGAAACAGTTAGGAAAAAGTAAGATTTCCTAATTTTAGGTATCTTTAAATGTTGATTTTCTGAAAGCACATCAGTAGAACAAAGACGGAGGAAAGACTAAGCAAAATGGAAGATGATCTTGGCAGTAAATTCTTGATCTCTGTACCGTACTCAACAGTAGTGAGGGTACAATACTGTCAATACTTTTGTGTTTCTGAGTGAGAGGAAAGAAGGCTGGAACCCACTCAACCATCCTCAAAAAACTATTGCTCTTACCACATATTTTTTGCTGCAGTTTTCACTCTGGCAACATTTATAGTTGTTATTATTCTCCAGTACCAGAAGAACTGTTGCTACTATAAGCATCTATAGGAGGGAAGACATGAAATGTTAGCAATGAAATGCTCATTTACATTTGTACTTCGAGGACAGTGACTTCAAGCACAGACTCTGGGGTCAGGTAGATCTGGAGTTGAATCCAAGCTCTGCCAGTTTCTAGCTGTGTGAATTTGAAACAACTTCTCTATAAAATTGTATCAAGAGGTTGTCATGAGGTAATATATGTGACATTTTGAGTATAGTGGTTGATTGATAGTAAGTGACtgataaatgttagctatcaCTATCATGGTTAGCAACCATCAAAAGCTAATGATTAAGGCGAAGTAAATGGTATGGACATGAGAATACCACCCTGAGCAGCAAAACCTGCCTTTCTCAATGACTCAgttgtggagaaccaaggaaaaTCATTCAGCAGGCTTGGTAGTTTGCCAACCTCTCTTCGTTTACTGTCCTCTGGGAATGCAGGTGAGAGGCTCAGTTAATCCGAAACCATATCTCTTTAAAGTGACTTCAATTTCCCCATGCATTCAAACCATCTCAGGTTTAAATTGTTTCAATGTGTTTTGTCTGTATCAAGCCAACAAAGTGGGAGAATCAATGCATCTTatggcctttttaaaattttattttaggcaaAAGGACAGAGCTCTGGAAAGAACATGTATTTCTTTACCATTATAATCTCTGGTTAGGCTAGATACAGACCATGAATTGCTTATGGGAAATTCTCCACCCAGTTTTTACTCTTACTATTCAGGACTGAATCCTACAGCTGAGTTCACTGTTATTTTACTCTTTGTAGCCAATGTTTCTAGTTTCCAAATTTCTTCagctttcattaatttttttgttcatttaattatttacatatattcttctccttttctcctgaAAGGATTTGATGCAGttatagtaatatattttaataattcctggaaaatgaaaaaaaatagagaacaggtttcttttcccagttttaatttttacatggAATATAAGCAAAAGAGTCCTATATTCCCCTCCTTTCAACATCGTTAGTTGTGACAGACTGAAAGAAATTCTGGTCTAATCTTAGTTATGTCTTGCAACTCTTCCATCTATTGCAATTGCATATTGAGGGAAACAATGATGAGACAAGGCCAAAGCATATTAACCAGCTTCATTACAATATTGATAGAGATAATTAGACCTGGAGCCTATAGTCTTATTGCTCAGACATCAACTGTCGAAAGAGACactgccttctttttttgttttaaaatgtaagtgcAATACAGAGGAGTCAAGAATAATGGAGGTAAATTACACATAATTCCACCAACCTCGTGTGTCttcatgcatttatttctggTGTTTTCCCACATGTGTCTATTTGACACAGCTGCAATAGTAATTTACCCACAACGTTGTTGtgccttttttcacttaacatgaaATAATGTGCATTTTCCATGTTGTTACATCTTCATAATTATAATTTTCACCACTGTATGAAgtgaatataccataatttatttcacTACTTCTCTGTAAGATGCTTCTTCTAATTATTTACTATTATACCAATGCAGCCACAAACATCTGTGCACATAGCTCTTTCCTTATTTTGGATGATTTCCTCAGAATAAATGATGAGACATAGGATTACTGAGTCAAAGGACATAAGCATTTTCATGGATCTTGATATATTACACCAAACTCTTCCCCAAAAGACTGACATTTATTTGTAGTGCAGCCAACATTAGTTATGTACTTATTTTATAGCAACTTCAATAGCATtaggtattaatattttaaagtttattaatttaatgTGCAAAATGAATAACTAAATGAAAATTGCTTTACAACATAGCTATTCAAATGTTACAATTAAACACCCCTAAAACATGTAGAAATAGATCATAATGAATTTTCTTCTACATTATTGGTGGTCTGATTAGCTTACAGTCCATAATGCATTACTACTgagtataaacccaaaggattataaatgatgctgctataaagacacatgcacatgtatgtttattgcggcactattcacaatggcaaagacttggaatcaacccaaatgttcatcagtgacagactggattaagaaaatgtggcacatatacaccatggaatgctatgcagccacaaaaaaaggatgaatttgtgtcctttgtagggacgtggatgcagctggaaaccatcattctcagcaaactatcgcaaaaacagaaaaccaaacaccacatgttctcactcataggtgggaattgaacaatgagatcacttagtcacaggaaggggaacatcactcaccagggcctattgtggggaggggctggggggagggatagcattaggagaaatacctaatgtaaatgacgagttaatgagtacagcacaccaacatggtacatgtatacatatgtaacgaacctgttcgttgtgcacatgtaccctagaacttaaagtataataatagaaaaaaattaaaaaaagagaaatgacttgACCAGGAAATTGTCTTTTCCTCTGAGTTGCCAACATGATTTACTATcagtctgtttatttttaaagaacacaaaGTCATCAGGAAAACGTTCATGGATTCTTACCATTGATAATtcaatttacttttcaaaaactCCCTCCATTATTAGGGTCTCAACGTAGGATTATTTAATGATGACATAGCTCATTCTTTAATAATCATAATTACAACAGTCACTGACTATCTACTACATGTCAGTCTCTCTCCTGGGCactttatctatatatatacatattttatcttgAAAAGTAAATGCCATTATTCACATTTTTCACATTAGAATACTGAGGCTCAAAGATACTGAGTAACTTGCTGAAGGTCCATGGCACAAATGACAGAACTTAGATTGACATGCAGGTTTGTCTGAATATTCAAGTCGCTGCTTTTTTTTCCATGCTGTCCTAAAGCCCATTCAAGCTAGAAAGACATGAGTGCAGAGAGAAAATCTGTTCTAGAAAACGATAATGCCACTGAAGATCAAATAGCTCAAATTGATATGCAGTGTTCATGAGAACATACTATTTTTACAGGCCAGTGTCCCACAGACTTTCGTTAGGACTAATTTCCTGCATTACTGAAGCTGAATTGCTGAGCAGCTTATTGAAAACAGAGTTATGCCCCAAATCCTAGCAGATTACCTGCCCCTTCATCCCCATCCCTCTTTCAAATCCTACACCTAAGATTAGCAGAATGATTTTTccattgttcattatttttactaGGTACAAGGTAAGTCTCAATTACAACTCCCCCTTCTCTCCCAAGTCTCCAAAATCACACTTACCATGATGCCTGAGAAACAGATTCCTTCAAAATACCACACGTAGTTGGTGAGTTTATGGCTGGATGCATAGGAAGTTTGCCCATTCGGGAAATACAATAATATGTTCACGATTATACTCCAAAGTGCAAGCGGAATCAGCAGACAACTTAAGCAGCCTCCACACTTCCGAGACCCCATTTTGCCCTGCTTAGAACCTGTGGGAGATTTCAAGAGTATACAGCCACAGAAAGTCTAGTTTTCTTCTTCCTACCtgaccttttctctctctctctttttttttttttttttttgtttttgtttttgttttttgagattacCTACCACTTTCAGGGCCAGAGCCCTTCACTTCATATTCATGAGGAGCCGGGGAATTGGAATATATCCGCAGCCGACAATCTCAGTGTGAAATAGTGGTTTACTGTTTGGAGAACAATAGACAATGATCAACAACTGAAGAGCTGAGCTGGTCTTCATCCTGTGCCAAAGGAATGCGGTGTTtttcactgctttttaaaataagtcattttcCTCTGGATTAAAGCACTGAAGGCTTAACCCTGACCCTGTGTTAAGAAGGAagttggggggggcggggggacagGGATTGAATGTAGCAAATTTCATCCAACAGTGGAGAGAGGGTTAAAGAGAAAACTACCAAGGAGGCTTATATTTAGAGCTTGATATGTTTGTTAAAATGTCCTGACTTTACCCTCTTTATGTATCTGTCTTTCACCTAGTATGCTTTTTGTGTGCTCACTATTCACCAAGCTTTGTTCAAATTGCAAGGGATACAGAAAGGACTGAGAAAGGAACTGGtggatgagaaaaacaaaatatcttggTTAGATCAGTACAGCTTTCCTTCCAAGAGTTTGCATCTATTATCTCTACCTCTCTGAAAAATCAtaacagaaataaatgcatattttccctactattaagaaaacaaaagtagggctggtgcagtggct from Piliocolobus tephrosceles isolate RC106 chromosome 2, ASM277652v3, whole genome shotgun sequence encodes:
- the TM4SF18 gene encoding transmembrane 4 L6 family member 18 encodes the protein MGSRKCGGCLSCLLIPLALWSIIVNILLYFPNGQTSYASSHKLTNYVWYFEGICFSGIMMLIVATVLLVLENNNNYKCCQSENCSKKYVTLLSIILSSLGIAFSGYCLVISALGLIQGPYCRTLDGWEYAFEGTAGRFLTDSSIWIQCLEPAHVVEWNIILFSILITLSGLQVIICLIRVAMQLSKILCGSYSVIIQPGII